In Haloplanus rubicundus, one DNA window encodes the following:
- a CDS encoding helix-turn-helix domain-containing protein, giving the protein MSEHETNEAAEAVQYDPASSRYDVFECPDCDNVVLALGRDDPPMSCHGESMQRVTDCDITVKPPDVRQVLLDAFGLPKAGLDICLCVIGEGPLSANEVAESLGYDRSTVTRYLNKLVDIGLLRRSELNREEGGVVNVYHSVDLERMRRETLIGFYIWAGEAAALIEEANVTKQDYMAENPDRELPDVFWESFPDD; this is encoded by the coding sequence ATGTCTGAACACGAGACGAACGAAGCGGCCGAGGCAGTTCAGTACGATCCGGCGTCCAGCAGATACGACGTCTTCGAATGCCCCGACTGTGACAACGTAGTCCTCGCGCTCGGCCGCGACGACCCACCGATGTCCTGTCACGGGGAGTCGATGCAACGCGTGACCGACTGCGATATCACCGTCAAACCGCCCGACGTCAGACAGGTCCTCCTCGACGCGTTCGGCCTCCCCAAAGCCGGGCTCGACATCTGTCTGTGTGTCATCGGAGAGGGTCCGCTCTCGGCCAACGAAGTCGCCGAATCGCTGGGCTACGACCGGAGCACGGTGACGCGGTACCTCAACAAACTCGTCGACATCGGTCTGCTTCGCCGATCCGAATTGAACCGCGAAGAAGGGGGCGTCGTCAACGTCTATCACTCGGTCGACCTGGAGCGGATGCGCCGCGAAACGCTGATCGGCTTCTACATCTGGGCCGGAGAAGCGGCCGCACTCATCGAGGAAGCCAACGTGACGAAACAGGATTACATGGCCGAGAATCCGGACCGCGAACTCCCGGACGTGTTCTGGGAATCGTTCCCCGACGACTGA
- a CDS encoding DUF7546 family protein gives MNTDRHPTDTAISTVFGDWLQRHVSRRSMLYAGLVLNVEVILVLVYWVASPTTITNPLILVYPFVWINLSLWAVSSVQRPDVPRRRQLVVGALTGLYFVVLIVAGGLIGPGHAFHGHSHGTGAARLALTSMPPGWSPALLYGGALVRFSLFPYKLVGYLALSYLVFVTLLDVNGSALSGALGFASCVSCTWPILGTVVTALFGGGSILATVATNQPYGLSTFVFGTSVGLLVWRPFANLRGWLPGR, from the coding sequence ATGAACACCGATCGGCACCCCACCGACACGGCCATTTCGACCGTCTTCGGCGACTGGCTACAGCGACACGTTTCTCGACGGTCGATGCTGTACGCTGGACTCGTACTGAACGTCGAGGTGATACTGGTGTTGGTGTACTGGGTCGCTTCGCCGACGACGATAACGAACCCATTGATTCTGGTGTATCCGTTCGTCTGGATCAATCTCTCCCTCTGGGCCGTCAGTTCGGTTCAGCGACCCGACGTGCCGCGACGACGGCAACTCGTCGTCGGCGCACTCACGGGACTGTATTTCGTCGTATTGATCGTCGCCGGTGGACTGATCGGGCCAGGGCACGCGTTTCACGGCCACTCCCATGGAACCGGCGCGGCCCGTCTCGCCCTCACGTCGATGCCCCCGGGATGGAGCCCGGCGCTCCTCTACGGCGGTGCTCTGGTCCGTTTCTCGCTGTTCCCGTACAAACTCGTGGGCTATCTCGCGCTCTCCTATCTCGTCTTCGTCACCCTTCTCGACGTGAACGGGTCTGCCCTCTCCGGCGCACTCGGCTTCGCGTCGTGTGTGAGTTGCACGTGGCCGATTCTCGGAACGGTCGTGACGGCGCTTTTCGGTGGCGGTTCGATACTCGCGACGGTCGCAACGAACCAGCCGTACGGCCTCTCGACGTTCGTCTTCGGGACGTCCGTCGGATTGCTCGTCTGGCGGCCGTTCGCGAACCTGCGAGGCTGGCTGCCGGGACGCTAG
- a CDS encoding glutathione S-transferase N-terminal domain-containing protein, with translation MGTRRLYRLAGCPYCATVEGKLDELGLDYETRDVFPIRFFRSEVKEVSGQKGVPVLVDPENGVTGMAESDDIVAYLERTYG, from the coding sequence ATGGGAACGAGACGACTGTATCGACTCGCGGGCTGTCCCTACTGTGCGACCGTCGAGGGGAAACTGGACGAGTTAGGGCTCGATTACGAGACACGGGACGTCTTCCCCATCCGATTCTTCCGGTCGGAGGTGAAAGAAGTCAGCGGGCAGAAGGGCGTTCCAGTTCTCGTCGACCCGGAGAACGGCGTGACTGGAATGGCGGAAAGTGACGACATCGTCGCGTACCTCGAACGGACGTACGGTTGA
- a CDS encoding RNA-guided endonuclease InsQ/TnpB family protein — translation MAIQVTRTYVGSIQNHRQVCDDLDSLGDSASKIWNIARWTADRVWDEIGEIPDERVLKSYMKSQSCWKDLNAQSSQKVIEELSDAFQSWFDLRQNDPEANPPGYRKHGDTRPKSTVTFKTDGFKHDPEHNRVRLSKGSNLKESWSDFILCEYQTRPDVDLSEVNRVQNVRAVWNGDEWELHFVCKVELEPNDSAGDEVAGIDLGITNIATVAFPDEYVLYPGNSLKEDKHYFSREEYATEGENGPSEKSRWARQKLTDRETHFYHTLTDAIITACVERGVGTLAVSWPEDMRESDWGKTGNKKLHSWAFDRIYQYLAYKGEMRGVEVLKENEWNTSETCSRCGDDTKSNRVERGLYVCTACELVGNADCNGAENMRQKITPSPHGEDRSNGCVAQPSTYLFDRESGTFRTREQAVS, via the coding sequence GTGGCGATTCAGGTCACGCGCACCTACGTTGGTTCCATCCAGAACCACCGACAGGTCTGCGATGACCTTGACTCGCTCGGAGACTCCGCCTCGAAAATCTGGAACATCGCACGATGGACGGCCGACCGCGTATGGGACGAAATCGGTGAAATCCCAGACGAGAGGGTGTTGAAATCGTATATGAAGAGCCAATCGTGCTGGAAAGACTTGAACGCGCAATCCAGTCAGAAAGTCATCGAAGAACTTTCTGACGCTTTCCAGTCGTGGTTCGACCTGCGACAGAACGACCCAGAGGCGAATCCGCCCGGCTACCGCAAACACGGCGACACCCGACCCAAGAGTACGGTCACGTTCAAAACAGACGGCTTCAAACACGACCCCGAACACAATCGCGTCCGACTCAGCAAGGGGTCGAACCTCAAAGAGAGTTGGTCGGATTTCATTCTCTGTGAATACCAGACTCGTCCCGACGTTGACCTCTCAGAAGTCAACCGAGTGCAGAACGTTCGAGCAGTCTGGAACGGCGACGAGTGGGAACTGCACTTCGTCTGCAAGGTCGAACTCGAACCCAACGACTCCGCAGGCGATGAAGTGGCAGGTATCGACCTCGGTATCACGAACATCGCCACGGTCGCCTTCCCCGACGAATACGTTCTGTACCCCGGCAACTCGCTCAAAGAAGACAAGCACTACTTCTCCCGAGAAGAGTACGCTACTGAGGGTGAGAACGGCCCGTCCGAGAAGTCGAGGTGGGCACGACAGAAACTCACAGACCGCGAGACGCACTTCTACCACACGCTGACGGACGCCATCATCACCGCGTGTGTCGAACGCGGGGTTGGCACGCTCGCGGTGAGCTGGCCTGAAGATATGCGAGAGTCCGATTGGGGCAAGACCGGCAATAAGAAGTTGCATTCGTGGGCGTTCGACCGCATCTACCAGTACCTTGCGTACAAGGGCGAGATGCGTGGGGTCGAGGTACTGAAGGAGAACGAGTGGAACACTTCGGAGACGTGTTCACGGTGTGGCGACGACACGAAGTCAAATCGTGTCGAACGTGGTCTGTACGTCTGCACGGCGTGCGAGCTGGTCGGGAATGCGGATTGTAACGGGGCGGAGAACATGCGCCAGAAGATAACTCCGAGTCCTCACGGCGAGGATAGGAGTAACGGCTGTGTGGCACAGCCATCGACATACTTGTTCGACCGCGAGAGCGGGACGTTTCGCACGAGAGAACAAGCCGTGTCGTAG
- a CDS encoding MFS transporter: MVSRKHRVLLVIALAELLAMSLWFSATAAAPELAAEWGLTDGETAWLTIAVQLGFVAGALLSSALTLADVIRPRYLFAGSAVAGAAFTAVIAGFVTSAIPAIVLRFLTGVALAGVYPTGMKILAGWFEEGRGFAIGMLVGALTVGSALPHLLRAVGGVGQPRVVLYGAAGLSVLGGLLVLLVEPGPHQAPAAPFDPNAIGRILRDRGTMLANGGYFGHMWELYAVWTWIPAYLIASIAANGGSGESSSLASLLAFGTIAIGGVGAVVAGSAADRFGRTGTTSASMAISGVACIAAGFVFGSSLLVLVPFVLVWGFVIVADSAQFSAAVSELAEGSYVGTALTLQTAIGFLLTTVSIQLIPMVVDLVGWRWAFAPLALGPILGTLSMQRLRNLPEATKLAGGRG, from the coding sequence ATGGTATCCCGAAAACACCGAGTGCTGTTGGTGATCGCGCTGGCCGAACTCCTCGCCATGTCCCTGTGGTTCAGCGCGACCGCCGCGGCGCCGGAGTTGGCGGCCGAGTGGGGGCTCACCGACGGCGAGACGGCGTGGTTGACCATCGCGGTGCAGTTGGGCTTCGTCGCCGGCGCGCTCCTCTCCTCGGCGCTCACGCTCGCGGACGTAATTCGGCCCCGATATCTGTTCGCCGGGTCGGCCGTCGCCGGCGCGGCGTTCACCGCCGTCATCGCTGGATTCGTCACGTCGGCCATTCCAGCCATCGTGCTCCGATTTTTGACCGGCGTCGCCCTGGCCGGGGTGTACCCCACCGGGATGAAGATTCTCGCCGGCTGGTTCGAGGAGGGCCGCGGATTCGCAATCGGCATGCTGGTCGGCGCGCTGACCGTCGGCTCGGCGCTTCCGCACCTGCTCCGTGCCGTCGGCGGCGTCGGCCAACCGCGGGTCGTGCTGTACGGGGCCGCGGGCCTGTCCGTTCTCGGCGGGCTGTTGGTTCTCCTCGTCGAGCCGGGACCGCATCAGGCACCGGCGGCCCCGTTCGATCCGAACGCGATCGGTCGCATCCTTCGGGACCGGGGGACGATGCTGGCCAACGGTGGGTACTTCGGCCACATGTGGGAGCTCTACGCCGTCTGGACGTGGATCCCTGCCTACCTGATCGCGAGCATCGCGGCGAACGGCGGGAGTGGCGAATCGTCGAGTCTCGCCTCGCTCTTGGCCTTCGGGACTATCGCCATCGGTGGGGTCGGCGCCGTCGTCGCCGGCTCGGCGGCCGATCGGTTCGGTCGGACGGGGACGACGAGCGCGAGCATGGCCATCAGCGGCGTCGCCTGTATCGCCGCGGGATTCGTCTTCGGATCGTCGTTGCTCGTTCTCGTCCCCTTCGTCCTCGTTTGGGGATTCGTCATCGTCGCCGATTCGGCGCAGTTTTCCGCGGCCGTCTCCGAACTCGCCGAAGGGTCCTACGTCGGGACGGCCCTCACGCTCCAGACGGCCATCGGGTTCCTCCTGACGACCGTGTCGATCCAGTTGATCCCGATGGTTGTGGATCTGGTCGGCTGGCGCTGGGCGTTCGCGCCGCTGGCTCTCGGCCCGATTCTCGGCACGCTGTCGATGCAGCGACTTCGGAACCTTCCCGAGGCGACGAAACTCGCTGGCGGCCGCGGGTGA
- a CDS encoding NAD(P)H-hydrate epimerase: protein MTTDAFVTASGTHVPAVAAETMRDVDRVAVEDVGLQLLQMMENAGRTLAHRVAATGEEPVVVVAGNGGNGGGGLACARHLHNHDVRVAVVLDRDPDSLSGAAAQQYRILDATDIPVTSGVEELAAFDRIGVLVDALIGYGLDGPLRDPARSLVEETNRRGSRVVSLDVPSGIDATTGETLGAAVHPETTVTLAVPKTGLRTCPGQLVLADIGIPRIVYDRLDIPYDDPFGREWWIELATGD from the coding sequence ATGACCACTGACGCGTTCGTGACGGCGTCGGGGACGCACGTTCCGGCTGTGGCGGCGGAGACGATGCGCGACGTCGACCGGGTTGCCGTCGAGGACGTGGGACTACAGTTACTCCAGATGATGGAGAACGCGGGCCGAACGCTGGCCCATCGAGTCGCTGCGACGGGCGAGGAACCGGTGGTGGTCGTGGCCGGAAACGGCGGCAACGGCGGTGGTGGGTTGGCGTGTGCTCGACACCTCCACAACCACGACGTTCGAGTGGCTGTCGTCCTCGACCGCGACCCCGACTCGTTATCCGGTGCCGCGGCACAGCAGTATCGGATTCTCGACGCGACGGATATTCCGGTCACGAGCGGCGTCGAGGAACTGGCGGCGTTCGATCGGATCGGCGTACTCGTGGACGCGCTCATCGGTTACGGCCTCGACGGCCCGCTCCGCGATCCGGCACGCAGCCTCGTCGAGGAAACGAACCGACGCGGATCGAGAGTCGTCTCCCTCGACGTGCCCTCCGGCATCGACGCCACGACCGGCGAGACACTCGGGGCAGCCGTGCATCCGGAGACGACGGTCACGCTCGCCGTACCGAAGACGGGACTCCGAACCTGTCCGGGACAGCTCGTTCTCGCCGACATCGGAATTCCGCGGATCGTGTACGACCGCCTCGACATCCCGTACGACGACCCGTTCGGCCGAGAGTGGTGGATCGAACTGGCGACTGGCGACTGA
- a CDS encoding redoxin domain-containing protein, which produces MLPEGTAAPAFTLPGTAMDRDATEMSEYSLTDALERGPVIINFYLFDFHPECTEHMCSLHDLLWFDLDDRVTVYGISTDRSFSHRAFAETEELAFALLSDSDGSVAESYDVFYEEFNGHKRIAKRSVFVVDTDGTIRYAWSTDDPTVQPDLSAVKDALEGLQTVRADD; this is translated from the coding sequence ATGCTCCCCGAAGGCACCGCCGCACCGGCGTTCACGTTGCCCGGAACCGCGATGGACCGAGACGCGACCGAGATGTCGGAGTACTCGCTTACTGACGCGCTCGAGCGAGGACCGGTGATCATCAACTTCTACCTCTTCGATTTCCACCCCGAATGTACCGAACACATGTGCTCGCTCCACGATTTGCTGTGGTTCGACCTCGACGACCGAGTGACGGTGTACGGCATCTCCACGGATCGGTCGTTCAGCCATCGAGCGTTCGCGGAGACGGAGGAACTGGCCTTCGCCCTCCTCTCGGATAGCGACGGGAGCGTCGCCGAATCCTACGACGTGTTTTACGAGGAGTTCAACGGCCACAAACGGATCGCGAAGCGCTCGGTCTTCGTCGTCGACACCGACGGGACGATTCGGTACGCGTGGAGCACCGACGATCCCACCGTGCAACCGGACTTGTCGGCGGTCAAGGACGCACTCGAGGGGCTGCAGACCGTCCGCGCCGACGACTGA
- a CDS encoding cupredoxin domain-containing protein — protein MPIDDIDRRALLRLGGAAAIGALAGCNSQRGSEATSTATATPTSTATATETSGTNPPGADQLGGPDDLHSSATVEATMLSSDRGAGQHVNTPAVVWVEQGATVTWNVAEGSHSITAYHPDFDRARRIPDGATPFDSGILPAGESFEHTFDTPGVYNYFCRPHEGLGMVGLVVVGQPQGGPGTTAVDDVELSAAAQSLTRLLDVAGIVTGEGGGTNAYAWQDATWDSYWYSLYNMSTNIAMSGNGVQFPHNDAQRQQFEQRVPAMLQHADVDKPPIKNPNLNMAAFTAGDPHFTQQPVFDSGDGRPDASTLQWDMSKSSKVVSPSSVAWTHLKGVTWAKNFQKHFETLPPGIAAKFRAQMLTTLAQIGTNATLIAGGPDGNGALTKGDSLELVSEFRPSDGTVVDDTPRPNHHSAMLWFLSDLTSLAGNGWFGYVNPEPLVPKGKIQQLTDGMAQTTMNLFDPSDVVDMGSTRDLGQMLGAVGWYGTHAGGDDLRAAAASYADDLAAEVDAHLDGNGRVADGTANGAATQGAVGQGLLWASQIDGVDHRDTAETVLGYLLDELWDEDAGTFATDSGDSTYRITSRDAGDVTGGLNAADALLDLDVQEVYARYFNGTFNRGRLQRAERPNSRDEGAEFTLPLPPAAGGEYGQAAVYNDVVEYDTGADEWSVVDDAFTTAWALYTANQDIWIGNWAGDFFQGRGVPGRSDQPPGEA, from the coding sequence ATGCCAATCGACGACATCGACCGACGCGCGCTCCTCCGTCTCGGTGGGGCCGCAGCCATCGGCGCACTAGCGGGTTGTAACAGTCAGCGAGGCTCCGAGGCCACCTCGACGGCGACGGCGACTCCCACGTCGACCGCCACGGCGACGGAAACGTCCGGGACCAACCCCCCGGGGGCGGATCAACTCGGGGGACCAGACGACCTCCACTCCTCGGCGACGGTGGAAGCGACGATGCTCTCCTCGGATCGAGGTGCGGGTCAGCACGTGAACACGCCGGCCGTCGTCTGGGTCGAACAGGGTGCGACCGTGACGTGGAACGTCGCCGAGGGCTCGCATTCGATCACGGCTTACCATCCCGATTTCGACCGTGCACGCCGGATTCCCGACGGAGCGACGCCCTTCGATTCCGGGATTCTGCCGGCAGGCGAATCGTTCGAACACACCTTCGACACGCCGGGCGTCTACAACTACTTCTGTCGGCCACACGAGGGACTCGGGATGGTCGGTCTCGTCGTCGTCGGTCAGCCACAGGGTGGGCCGGGGACGACGGCCGTCGACGACGTCGAACTGAGCGCCGCCGCTCAGTCGCTCACCCGACTCCTCGACGTGGCGGGCATCGTCACCGGCGAGGGTGGGGGGACGAACGCGTACGCGTGGCAGGACGCCACCTGGGACTCCTACTGGTACTCCCTGTACAACATGAGTACCAACATCGCCATGAGCGGCAACGGCGTCCAGTTCCCGCACAACGACGCCCAGCGACAACAGTTCGAACAGCGAGTGCCCGCGATGTTGCAACACGCCGACGTGGACAAACCGCCGATCAAGAATCCGAACCTGAACATGGCCGCGTTCACGGCGGGCGACCCCCACTTCACCCAACAACCCGTCTTCGATTCCGGCGATGGGCGACCCGACGCGTCGACCCTGCAGTGGGACATGTCGAAGTCCTCGAAGGTCGTGAGTCCCTCCTCCGTCGCGTGGACGCACCTCAAGGGTGTGACGTGGGCGAAGAACTTCCAGAAACACTTCGAGACGCTTCCACCGGGGATTGCGGCGAAGTTCCGCGCGCAGATGCTCACCACCCTCGCCCAGATCGGGACGAACGCGACGCTCATCGCCGGCGGCCCGGACGGCAACGGCGCGCTCACGAAAGGCGACTCGCTCGAACTCGTCTCCGAGTTCCGACCGAGTGACGGCACGGTCGTCGACGACACGCCCCGGCCCAACCACCACTCGGCGATGCTCTGGTTCCTGTCGGATCTCACGAGTCTCGCGGGGAACGGCTGGTTCGGCTACGTGAACCCGGAACCGCTCGTGCCGAAGGGGAAGATCCAGCAACTGACCGACGGGATGGCGCAGACGACGATGAACCTCTTCGATCCCTCGGATGTCGTCGACATGGGGTCGACCCGGGATCTCGGACAGATGCTCGGGGCCGTGGGCTGGTACGGAACCCACGCAGGAGGCGACGACCTGCGTGCTGCCGCCGCGAGCTACGCCGACGACCTGGCGGCCGAGGTCGACGCCCACCTCGACGGCAACGGACGCGTGGCCGACGGCACGGCCAACGGGGCGGCGACGCAGGGCGCGGTCGGACAGGGTCTCCTCTGGGCCTCCCAGATCGACGGCGTCGATCACCGCGACACCGCGGAGACTGTCCTCGGCTACCTGCTCGACGAACTCTGGGACGAGGACGCAGGCACCTTCGCCACGGATTCCGGCGACTCCACCTACCGAATCACGTCGCGTGACGCCGGGGACGTAACCGGCGGTCTCAACGCCGCCGACGCGCTCCTCGATCTCGACGTGCAGGAGGTGTACGCCCGCTACTTCAACGGGACGTTCAACCGCGGGCGACTGCAACGGGCCGAACGTCCGAACAGCCGCGACGAGGGTGCCGAGTTCACGCTCCCTCTCCCGCCGGCCGCCGGCGGCGAGTACGGACAGGCCGCCGTGTACAACGACGTCGTGGAGTACGACACCGGCGCCGACGAGTGGTCGGTCGTCGACGACGCGTTCACGACGGCGTGGGCGCTGTACACCGCGAATCAGGACATCTGGATCGGCAACTGGGCCGGCGACTTCTTCCAGGGCCGTGGCGTGCCCGGACGGAGCGACCAGCCGCCCGGGGAGGCCTGA
- a CDS encoding winged helix-turn-helix transcriptional regulator: MSNETEEVAAAKQLEVWCAGEDWCPVTTTASLICKKWHPVIVHRLLEHGPSGFNELKADVDGISSKVLSSSLDDLEEKQLVDREIISEKPVRVQYSLTDHGRSLEPVIFAMRDWGLEHLTEPDDDSSAV; the protein is encoded by the coding sequence ATGAGCAACGAGACGGAAGAGGTGGCTGCTGCCAAACAACTCGAAGTGTGGTGTGCCGGCGAGGACTGGTGTCCAGTCACGACGACGGCGTCGCTCATCTGTAAGAAATGGCACCCCGTGATCGTTCACCGACTGCTCGAACACGGCCCCAGCGGGTTCAACGAACTCAAAGCCGACGTCGACGGCATTTCGAGCAAGGTGCTTTCGAGCAGCCTCGACGACCTCGAAGAGAAGCAACTCGTCGACCGCGAGATCATCAGCGAAAAACCCGTACGGGTGCAGTACTCGCTCACGGATCACGGTCGCTCTCTCGAACCGGTGATCTTCGCGATGCGCGACTGGGGCCTCGAACATCTCACGGAACCCGACGACGATTCGTCGGCCGTTTAG
- a CDS encoding winged helix-turn-helix transcriptional regulator — protein MSTHSESSDTKSTSVVTPSQSQETLISMANLLGRKWHLVILHQLLTEGAMGFGELKGEIDHISSKVLSDSLDRLETEHELVERRIVSEKPVRVEYAMTERGRDFAPIVDRIHEWGVEHKMRE, from the coding sequence ATGAGTACACACTCAGAATCGAGTGATACGAAATCGACGTCGGTCGTCACACCGAGCCAGTCACAGGAGACGCTCATCTCCATGGCAAACCTGCTCGGGCGCAAGTGGCACTTGGTCATCCTCCACCAGTTGCTGACGGAGGGCGCGATGGGATTCGGCGAACTCAAGGGAGAGATCGATCACATATCGTCGAAGGTCCTGTCGGACAGCCTCGACCGACTCGAGACGGAACACGAACTCGTCGAACGCCGCATCGTGAGCGAGAAGCCGGTGCGCGTCGAGTACGCGATGACCGAACGCGGCCGTGACTTCGCCCCCATCGTCGACCGTATCCACGAGTGGGGCGTCGAACACAAAATGAGGGAGTAG
- a CDS encoding alpha/beta fold hydrolase gives MPSYAEWTAAQETATVTVDGHELDVAYYDEGSGDPVVFLHGIPTNSYLWRDVIGPIAAERRVIVPDMIGYGNSSMFDGFDRSIRAQEEMITELLSALDVESSSLVGHDLGGGVFLRYAAHHPDAVDELVLSNSIAYDSWPIQLITDLGLPETARDTSVEGLQTMLDDLFRDTLYGSEHSDAFLDGMTTPWNSEEGVTSLVRNAISTNTNHTTEIDPETIEARTLLLWGADDQFQSIEWAERLQADIETAELIGLDDANHWVMEDRPDTYRDELADFLR, from the coding sequence ATGCCAAGCTACGCGGAGTGGACTGCAGCGCAAGAGACGGCGACCGTCACGGTCGACGGACACGAACTCGACGTCGCCTACTACGACGAGGGATCGGGCGATCCCGTCGTCTTTCTCCACGGGATCCCGACGAACTCCTACCTGTGGCGGGACGTGATCGGGCCGATCGCGGCGGAACGCCGCGTCATCGTGCCGGACATGATCGGATACGGCAACTCGTCGATGTTCGACGGATTCGATAGATCGATCCGCGCACAGGAGGAGATGATCACGGAACTTCTGTCGGCGCTCGATGTCGAAAGTTCCTCGCTGGTCGGTCACGACCTCGGTGGCGGCGTGTTCCTCCGCTATGCGGCCCACCATCCGGACGCAGTCGACGAGCTCGTGCTATCGAACTCCATCGCGTACGACTCCTGGCCGATCCAGTTGATCACCGACTTGGGACTTCCCGAGACGGCACGAGACACCAGCGTCGAGGGGTTGCAGACGATGCTCGACGACCTCTTTCGGGATACGCTCTACGGGTCGGAGCACAGCGACGCGTTCCTCGACGGCATGACCACGCCGTGGAACTCCGAAGAGGGAGTAACCTCTCTCGTTCGAAACGCGATCTCGACGAACACGAATCACACGACTGAGATCGATCCGGAAACGATCGAAGCCCGGACGCTCCTCCTGTGGGGGGCGGACGACCAGTTCCAGTCCATCGAGTGGGCCGAGCGCCTGCAAGCGGATATCGAGACGGCCGAACTGATCGGGCTGGACGACGCAAACCACTGGGTGATGGAAGATCGGCCGGACACCTACCGCGACGAACTGGCCGACTTCCTGCGCTAA
- a CDS encoding bacterio-opsin activator domain-containing protein has translation MTVQEPVETPITEIELEVRDRNCFFVRLSAETDCLIRLEELIHRADGDLLQYFSIRETPPEDVLDMAASESAIAEARLVRKGPDGNLFQFVVSGPCVTATLADTGAITRDVSAAGGVGRVVATVPAHVAVRTVVETFRARHSEAEFLAKRERDQSPPVRTKSGVHTILADRLTEKQYEVLRTAYLSGYFAWPRESAAQECADALGIAQPTFSQHLRAAQSKVFTALFDAAVDDT, from the coding sequence ATGACCGTTCAGGAACCCGTCGAGACTCCAATAACGGAGATCGAATTGGAGGTGCGGGACAGAAACTGTTTTTTCGTTCGTCTCTCGGCCGAAACCGACTGTCTCATCCGACTCGAGGAGTTGATCCACCGCGCGGATGGGGATCTGCTTCAATACTTCAGTATCCGTGAAACGCCTCCGGAGGACGTCCTCGACATGGCTGCGAGCGAATCCGCAATCGCAGAGGCTCGTCTCGTCAGGAAGGGTCCCGACGGCAATCTCTTCCAGTTCGTCGTCTCTGGGCCGTGTGTCACCGCGACGCTAGCGGACACCGGCGCAATCACCCGCGACGTTTCGGCCGCGGGCGGCGTCGGCCGTGTCGTCGCGACCGTTCCAGCTCACGTCGCCGTTCGAACTGTCGTCGAAACGTTTCGGGCACGCCATTCGGAAGCGGAGTTTCTCGCCAAGCGAGAACGTGACCAGTCCCCACCTGTTCGAACGAAATCGGGCGTCCACACCATCCTCGCGGACCGACTTACCGAAAAACAGTACGAGGTACTTCGAACGGCGTATCTGAGCGGCTACTTCGCGTGGCCGCGCGAAAGTGCGGCCCAAGAGTGTGCCGACGCGTTGGGGATTGCTCAGCCGACGTTCAGCCAGCACCTCCGAGCGGCTCAATCCAAGGTGTTTACCGCTCTCTTCGACGCCGCGGTCGACGACACGTGA
- a CDS encoding PIN domain-containing protein: MRLVVDANVVVSALVADSKTRERIVTLDPDLLTPAFVYDEIENYEELIVEKSGMEPDRVAQFVDLLFQYIEVVPVDEFHRAIEEADAAIGDTDPDDMLYLGCAIANDAVIWSDDSDFDEQDLVERYSTSDVISSFETV, translated from the coding sequence ATGAGGCTGGTCGTCGACGCCAACGTCGTCGTCTCCGCACTCGTCGCCGACTCGAAAACGCGCGAGCGCATCGTCACGCTCGACCCCGACCTCCTGACTCCCGCGTTCGTCTACGACGAAATCGAGAACTACGAGGAATTGATCGTGGAGAAGTCCGGGATGGAACCGGACCGAGTGGCGCAGTTCGTCGACCTCCTGTTCCAGTACATCGAGGTCGTTCCAGTCGACGAGTTCCATCGGGCTATCGAGGAGGCAGACGCGGCGATCGGCGACACCGATCCCGACGACATGCTCTACCTAGGTTGTGCGATCGCCAACGATGCGGTCATCTGGAGTGACGATTCCGACTTCGACGAACAGGATTTGGTCGAGCGATACTCGACAAGTGACGTGATCAGCTCGTTCGAGACTGTCTGA